From Paenibacillus sp. V4I7, one genomic window encodes:
- a CDS encoding MBL fold metallo-hydrolase, translated as MAQKRYSNADPTAKVKTWKEIRRWQQERKGKVKDLSLRIGEAEHKQQELLWNNRSVTTITWIGHSTFLLQVAGLTIVTDPVWANRMGFARRLEAPGLTLDEIPPVDIVLLSHSHYDHLHVGSLRKLKGSPVALVPEGLGRMMRRLGLNKVHELPWWGKTTVGPLEFHFVPAQHWTRRTLTDTNKSLWGGWVINRSAELLVEGAGNNDAIYFAGDSGYFQGFRDIGARFPGIRYALMPIGAYEPEWFMGMQHVTPEEAVQAFLDVGAKTFIPMHYGAFRLADDTPQEALDRLLADWRRRELDSSRLNLLKHGETLVD; from the coding sequence ATGGCACAAAAACGTTATAGCAATGCGGATCCAACCGCAAAGGTGAAAACATGGAAGGAAATTCGCCGATGGCAGCAAGAACGGAAAGGGAAAGTCAAGGATCTCAGCTTACGCATCGGTGAAGCGGAGCATAAGCAGCAAGAACTGCTTTGGAATAACCGCAGCGTAACAACGATCACCTGGATTGGACATTCAACTTTCCTGTTGCAGGTGGCGGGCTTGACGATTGTTACGGATCCGGTATGGGCGAACCGGATGGGCTTTGCCCGCAGATTAGAGGCGCCAGGGCTTACACTCGATGAAATACCGCCGGTTGATATCGTCTTGCTCTCTCATTCGCATTACGATCACCTGCACGTCGGATCATTGCGCAAGTTGAAAGGCTCACCTGTCGCACTAGTGCCTGAAGGACTTGGCAGGATGATGCGGCGGCTTGGACTGAATAAGGTCCACGAGCTGCCTTGGTGGGGGAAGACAACGGTCGGGCCGCTGGAGTTTCATTTCGTTCCAGCGCAGCATTGGACTCGGCGTACGCTGACGGATACGAACAAGTCGCTTTGGGGAGGCTGGGTGATCAACCGATCAGCAGAGTTATTAGTGGAAGGCGCGGGGAACAACGATGCGATTTATTTTGCCGGAGACAGCGGATATTTCCAAGGCTTCCGCGACATCGGAGCGAGGTTTCCGGGTATCCGTTACGCGCTTATGCCGATCGGTGCTTACGAGCCGGAATGGTTTATGGGTATGCAGCACGTTACGCCAGAGGAGGCGGTTCAGGCGTTCCTCGATGTGGGGGCCAAGACGTTCATCCCGATGCATTATGGCGCTTTCCGCCTAGCCGATGATACGCCGCAGGAAGCACTTGACCGGTTGTTGGCCGATTGGCGGAGAAGGGAGCTCGACTCAAGCCGTCTTAACTTGCTGAAACATGGGGAAACACTGGTGGACTGA
- a CDS encoding response regulator transcription factor, translating to MKILIVDDQRLMREGLATIIGLESGMEVVGTAVDGRDAYTKALEWRPDVVLMDIRMPGMDGVEGTELILRALPETKVLILTTFDDAELILKVLEKGVHGYLLKDMPSEAIVSAIQTVYNGGTVLQPDITATLLNEFKKMSDWNPDTAHPLHINEPAQLRLLTEREKEVLALLGQGLNNKEIAGLLVITEGTVKNHVSNVIAKLGLRDRTQAAIFSVRHQI from the coding sequence GTGAAAATCCTCATAGTAGACGATCAGAGGCTCATGAGAGAGGGACTTGCGACCATCATCGGGTTAGAATCAGGCATGGAAGTCGTTGGAACAGCAGTGGATGGTAGAGACGCCTATACCAAGGCGCTCGAATGGCGACCGGATGTTGTGTTGATGGATATCCGGATGCCTGGCATGGATGGCGTGGAAGGAACGGAATTGATTCTCAGGGCTTTACCAGAGACGAAGGTACTGATTCTGACCACCTTCGATGACGCGGAGTTAATTTTAAAAGTTTTGGAAAAAGGTGTCCATGGCTATTTATTGAAGGATATGCCCTCTGAGGCGATTGTAAGTGCGATTCAAACGGTTTACAATGGCGGGACCGTACTTCAACCCGATATAACGGCAACGCTTCTTAACGAGTTTAAAAAAATGTCAGATTGGAACCCGGATACCGCCCATCCTTTACACATAAATGAGCCTGCCCAGCTCAGGCTTCTGACCGAACGAGAGAAAGAGGTACTAGCTTTATTGGGCCAAGGATTAAATAATAAAGAAATTGCAGGCTTGCTTGTTATCACGGAAGGTACAGTGAAAAATCACGTTTCGAATGTCATAGCTAAGCTAGGATTGCGCGACCGAACACAAGCAGCCATATTCTCAGTTCGGCATCAAATATAA
- a CDS encoding sensor histidine kinase, whose amino-acid sequence MLIITCLLLLVIYIITMGSIEWYLYKRFNEIGYFITCSFIVFAGIVSALINFYQRARRDTMQLYAQLMQSHERLQDYALKTEEWAATRERVRIAREIHDTVGHKLTALLVQMQAARKLSRLDPLRSEQTYLACEDLIRSSLQEVRLSVRAIRDEPVMSTSLNDSLEKLTEEFTKFAEVQTTFEVHGIPVPLPGDLQLTAYRIVQESLTNAHKHGHAKNAKILLAYSETDFSLCIRNDGEVPAQLKPGFGLINLQERVKEWNGEVHFSMDPQEGFAVEVQFPYSLTEMERVNK is encoded by the coding sequence ATGTTAATCATTACATGCTTGCTGCTGCTGGTCATATATATTATTACGATGGGAAGCATTGAATGGTATTTATATAAACGATTCAATGAAATTGGCTACTTTATTACTTGTTCATTTATTGTTTTCGCAGGTATTGTGAGCGCTCTAATCAATTTTTATCAACGCGCACGTCGGGATACGATGCAGTTGTATGCACAATTGATGCAATCTCATGAACGACTTCAGGACTATGCTCTCAAAACGGAGGAGTGGGCAGCAACTAGGGAAAGAGTGCGAATTGCACGAGAAATTCATGATACGGTAGGTCATAAACTGACGGCATTATTGGTTCAAATGCAAGCGGCTCGCAAGCTAAGCAGGTTGGATCCTTTACGCAGTGAGCAAACTTATCTGGCATGTGAAGATCTAATTAGATCGTCTTTGCAAGAGGTACGGCTTTCCGTAAGGGCTATTCGGGATGAACCTGTTATGTCCACTTCCTTAAATGATAGCCTTGAGAAGCTAACTGAGGAGTTTACTAAATTTGCTGAGGTTCAAACCACTTTTGAAGTACATGGGATACCCGTCCCACTGCCAGGTGATCTCCAATTAACTGCTTATCGTATTGTACAGGAGTCTCTGACGAATGCTCATAAACACGGCCATGCGAAAAATGCGAAAATCTTGTTAGCTTATTCGGAGACCGATTTTTCTCTGTGCATACGTAATGACGGGGAGGTTCCTGCCCAACTGAAGCCGGGGTTTGGTTTAATCAATTTGCAAGAAAGAGTCAAGGAGTGGAACGGAGAGGTACATTTTAGCATGGACCCGCAAGAGGGTTTTGCTGTTGAAGTGCAATTCCCTTATTCGTTAACGGAAATGGAGCGTGTAAATAAGTGA
- a CDS encoding sugar phosphate isomerase/epimerase has product MKQLAFSTLPCDGWSCAEMIMFAKECGFSGVELREGSNWGISAEMAQDERKEALRKFEEAGIRITNIGSGVCFTGKRGDAEQFDNFKKVVSLARDLKAGGVRIFLGYFNKRRDNPVPAIPYPEMITQIKEACDYAATYGVQVWIETHNEFATGRSLRKLLDDVDRPNCAVIYDIIHPLEEGEPPEETIALLGSQCVHVHVKDGVPFEDLLESNWMYTKVGEGQVPIVSIVDELEQSGYTGYYSLEWETKWRRELQIPGMEPATIFPAYVKFMRELFQSLMK; this is encoded by the coding sequence ATGAAGCAACTGGCATTTAGCACGCTCCCCTGCGATGGCTGGTCTTGTGCTGAAATGATTATGTTTGCCAAGGAATGCGGTTTTAGCGGAGTGGAGCTAAGGGAAGGATCCAACTGGGGCATATCCGCCGAGATGGCGCAGGATGAGCGGAAAGAGGCGCTTCGGAAATTCGAGGAAGCGGGCATTCGAATCACCAATATTGGTTCAGGTGTATGTTTCACAGGCAAAAGAGGGGATGCCGAGCAATTCGATAATTTTAAAAAGGTCGTTTCGCTCGCTCGTGATTTGAAGGCCGGTGGAGTACGGATTTTCCTTGGCTACTTCAATAAACGCAGAGACAATCCGGTTCCTGCTATTCCTTATCCCGAAATGATAACCCAGATTAAGGAGGCTTGCGATTATGCGGCCACTTACGGTGTGCAGGTATGGATTGAGACGCATAATGAATTTGCCACCGGCCGCTCGCTTCGCAAGCTGCTGGATGATGTGGACAGACCGAACTGCGCGGTTATCTATGATATTATCCATCCGTTGGAAGAAGGAGAGCCGCCGGAAGAGACAATTGCGTTACTCGGCTCGCAATGCGTTCATGTACATGTAAAAGACGGCGTCCCTTTTGAAGATCTGCTGGAGTCGAACTGGATGTACACCAAGGTCGGCGAAGGGCAGGTGCCGATTGTTTCAATTGTAGACGAGCTTGAACAATCGGGCTACACCGGCTATTACTCTCTGGAGTGGGAAACCAAATGGCGCAGGGAACTGCAAATTCCCGGTATGGAGCCAGCAACAATTTTTCCTGCTTATGTTAAATTTATGCGTGAATTATTTCAAAGCCTAATGAAATGA
- a CDS encoding alpha/beta fold hydrolase gives MNAIETRIHTLKQYVPELTAPTDLADFWDRVSREAAESVRYTSEPVVSPFLQAKVYKVVLEGAANTQVHAWYLLPSVQLRHPLPCIVTFHGYSGSKGQPEDHAAWLLMGYAVLAIDVRGQGGETGNGLPQKYGMTKGWITQGILDPEGSYYRALAIDGMRAVRCAMAMLEIDPERVFVFGGSQGGGLALLVSALEPNLRAVIAHVPNMCHMDLGILQSVSSLTEAAEFVTRFPNRLDEVLRTLSYFDIMNMAHRITLPVHVTVGLKDTTCLPEAIFAAYNRIVSVDKSIEVHPFMGHAMPPGFHAAGHAFFSQWL, from the coding sequence ATGAACGCCATAGAAACGCGGATTCATACGTTGAAACAGTATGTGCCGGAATTAACGGCACCAACTGATCTTGCCGATTTTTGGGATCGTGTCTCCCGGGAAGCAGCAGAATCCGTGAGATATACGAGTGAGCCAGTCGTCTCCCCATTCTTACAGGCCAAAGTTTACAAAGTCGTATTGGAGGGTGCAGCTAATACGCAGGTCCACGCTTGGTATTTGCTACCTTCCGTCCAGCTGCGTCATCCACTTCCCTGTATCGTAACCTTTCACGGTTATTCCGGTTCCAAAGGTCAACCGGAGGATCACGCTGCTTGGCTGCTTATGGGGTATGCCGTGCTCGCTATCGATGTTCGGGGGCAAGGAGGGGAGACAGGCAACGGGCTGCCGCAAAAATACGGCATGACCAAAGGGTGGATTACACAAGGGATTCTCGATCCTGAGGGCTCCTATTATCGGGCATTAGCTATCGATGGCATGCGTGCTGTACGGTGTGCGATGGCAATGCTGGAGATAGACCCCGAGAGGGTGTTTGTTTTTGGCGGCAGCCAAGGTGGCGGTTTGGCACTTCTTGTATCCGCCTTGGAGCCTAACCTAAGGGCTGTAATCGCACATGTACCTAACATGTGCCACATGGATCTGGGGATACTTCAATCGGTCAGTTCACTCACCGAAGCTGCGGAATTCGTAACTCGCTTCCCGAACCGCCTTGACGAGGTGCTGCGGACGCTTAGCTATTTCGACATCATGAATATGGCGCATCGAATCACGCTGCCCGTGCATGTGACGGTCGGACTGAAAGACACGACCTGCTTACCCGAGGCGATCTTTGCCGCATATAATCGGATCGTGTCTGTGGACAAATCGATCGAGGTTCACCCGTTCATGGGGCATGCGATGCCCCCGGGATTTCACGCAGCGGGACATGCCTTTTTCTCGCAGTGGCTTTAG
- a CDS encoding MFS transporter: protein MGRIIRMSTDLPQAEKPLEPEVPGIMRERTVSWLLCTTIILVVMNTMMFNLALPKIAVQFALSPSTASWIVTGYSIVFAISSITFSRLSDFVPIRRLFTVALLSLGGASVIGMFSDGFGLLLITRLIQAAGAGAIPSLAIVLVTRYIPVSRRGMAMSFILSAASLGLGLGPVVGGSIVQYLGWHFLFVITGLTLLLIPVFLLILPREKAARGSFDFIGAVLIGMGTTGLLLFLTSKSTAALVVGMIALALFAVRIRKATNPFVLPALFGDRLYLALGAIGISAYMISFSFLFLAPQMLAKVFGLTPAASGLVLFPGALLAMLVSNRVGRLIDRYGNGALLRYTPWLLLVSTVLLALTAVHSFYGLAAVYILTSISITSISSAVSNELSRQLTKERLGSGMGLFQLLQFFSGAFAVAISGSALVWQKSLPTERAFDNLIWGMVGIAILTIVFAFIYRGYARKRTNAAPARA from the coding sequence GTGGGGAGGATTATTCGTATGTCAACCGATTTACCGCAAGCAGAGAAACCATTAGAACCAGAGGTGCCCGGTATTATGCGAGAACGGACGGTCTCCTGGTTACTTTGCACGACCATTATTCTTGTCGTAATGAACACGATGATGTTCAATTTGGCATTGCCCAAAATTGCTGTGCAATTCGCTCTCAGCCCCTCGACCGCGTCATGGATCGTGACGGGCTACTCCATCGTATTTGCCATCTCATCGATTACTTTCAGCCGATTGTCCGATTTCGTGCCAATTCGAAGACTCTTCACGGTTGCGCTGCTCTCATTGGGCGGGGCATCCGTGATTGGCATGTTCAGCGACGGATTTGGGCTGCTGCTTATCACGAGGCTTATTCAGGCTGCAGGCGCTGGTGCCATTCCTTCGCTCGCGATCGTGCTAGTCACACGTTACATTCCGGTTTCCCGCAGGGGCATGGCCATGTCATTCATTTTGTCAGCCGCCTCACTTGGCCTAGGGCTTGGTCCTGTCGTCGGCGGATCAATCGTTCAATATCTGGGATGGCATTTCCTATTTGTGATCACCGGCCTAACACTGCTGCTGATCCCGGTTTTCCTGCTAATACTTCCCCGGGAAAAGGCGGCGCGCGGTTCGTTCGATTTCATTGGCGCCGTCCTGATCGGGATGGGGACGACGGGTTTGCTGCTCTTCCTCACATCCAAAAGCACGGCTGCACTCGTTGTGGGCATGATTGCCCTAGCATTGTTCGCGGTGCGCATCCGCAAAGCGACGAATCCATTCGTCCTGCCCGCTCTATTCGGCGACAGACTATATTTAGCCCTTGGTGCTATCGGCATTAGCGCCTACATGATCAGCTTCTCCTTCTTGTTCCTCGCCCCGCAAATGCTGGCCAAAGTCTTCGGTTTAACTCCGGCCGCATCGGGTCTTGTGCTCTTTCCAGGTGCGCTCCTTGCCATGCTGGTATCCAACCGGGTTGGCCGCCTCATCGACCGATACGGTAACGGTGCGCTCCTCCGCTATACGCCTTGGCTGCTGCTGGTTTCGACCGTTTTGCTCGCACTGACTGCCGTCCATTCCTTTTATGGGCTTGCCGCTGTCTATATACTGACAAGCATCAGCATCACTTCTATCTCCAGTGCGGTGTCAAACGAGCTATCACGGCAGTTGACGAAGGAGCGGCTCGGCTCTGGTATGGGCTTATTCCAGCTGCTGCAATTTTTCAGCGGGGCTTTCGCCGTAGCCATCTCGGGGAGTGCACTTGTCTGGCAGAAGTCACTGCCAACTGAGCGCGCGTTCGACAATCTTATCTGGGGCATGGTAGGAATCGCCATACTGACCATCGTCTTCGCCTTTATTTATCGCGGCTACGCCAGAAAGCGAACGAATGCCGCCCCTGCTCGAGCTTAA
- a CDS encoding MFS transporter — protein MSIENKKQLFSIASIPLIMTLGNSMLIPVLPAIRSKLGITSLQVSLLITVYSAVAIILIPVAGYLSDRFGRKIVIIPSLIITGIGGLIAGLAAWWLDQSYAIILVGRFIQGIGAAGAFPIVIPLVGDIFKEESDVSSGLGIVETANTFGKVVSPILGSALAMVIWFLPFMFIPILCLISMLLVLFLVKSPQKKSEQADKVSFASYLSNIRNIFKNNGRWLYAIFAIGCICMLVIFGTLYYLSDLLEEKFNVFGVIKGCILAIPLAALCISSFGTGKGIGKDERLMKWIIFVGLILLSGSIFLCGMVASIYWLITLIGLAGIGIGAALPCLDVMITRGIKKEQRGIITSIYSSTRFIGVAIGPPLASILLKISPATMFYTISGICALASVIALFAIKPKKDEKLPQKESLA, from the coding sequence ATGAGTATCGAGAATAAAAAGCAGCTTTTCTCTATAGCATCCATACCACTTATCATGACTCTGGGAAATTCCATGTTAATTCCTGTGTTACCGGCCATTCGGAGTAAACTAGGCATCACTTCTCTACAAGTAAGTTTACTCATTACGGTTTACTCGGCTGTGGCCATTATCTTAATACCGGTTGCCGGCTATTTATCCGACCGCTTTGGTCGAAAAATCGTCATTATACCCAGCTTAATTATCACAGGTATTGGTGGTTTGATTGCGGGATTAGCAGCGTGGTGGTTGGATCAATCGTATGCAATCATCTTAGTTGGCCGCTTCATTCAAGGCATAGGTGCGGCGGGAGCTTTTCCCATCGTCATTCCATTAGTTGGTGATATCTTCAAAGAAGAAAGTGATGTCAGCAGCGGTCTTGGCATTGTAGAGACAGCGAATACATTCGGGAAAGTGGTCAGCCCCATTCTAGGATCCGCTCTTGCGATGGTCATCTGGTTCCTGCCCTTTATGTTCATTCCCATACTGTGTCTGATTTCGATGCTGCTCGTGCTCTTTTTGGTGAAATCCCCACAAAAGAAATCGGAACAAGCGGATAAGGTGTCTTTTGCAAGCTACCTTTCCAATATCAGAAACATTTTCAAAAACAATGGCCGCTGGCTGTATGCGATATTCGCTATCGGATGTATCTGTATGCTTGTCATATTCGGAACTTTATATTATTTATCAGACTTATTAGAAGAAAAATTCAACGTTTTTGGTGTCATAAAAGGATGTATTCTTGCGATTCCTCTTGCAGCCTTATGTATCTCTTCTTTTGGTACGGGTAAAGGAATTGGCAAGGACGAGAGGCTCATGAAATGGATTATTTTCGTGGGGTTGATTTTACTATCCGGAAGTATTTTTCTTTGCGGTATGGTGGCGTCGATTTATTGGCTCATTACTTTGATTGGCTTGGCTGGGATTGGAATTGGCGCAGCGTTGCCATGTCTGGATGTCATGATTACAAGAGGGATCAAGAAGGAGCAGCGCGGTATAATCACCTCGATTTATAGTTCTACCCGCTTCATCGGGGTTGCCATTGGACCTCCTCTTGCTTCCATCCTTTTGAAAATATCGCCGGCCACGATGTTCTATACCATTTCAGGTATATGTGCCTTGGCCAGCGTAATCGCCTTATTCGCGATCAAGCCTAAGAAGGACGAGAAGCTGCCACAGAAGGAATCTTTAGCTTAG